From the genome of Colletotrichum higginsianum IMI 349063 chromosome 4, whole genome shotgun sequence, one region includes:
- a CDS encoding Glyoxalase bleomycin resistance protein dioxygenase superfamily — MSTFRHHPGPSAHRGQSVGLVYDDPVPGGHPRLDGAELMWAVALPGPDGAIERGLLPFGHPRGALDVGNLDVDVSSDLGGGVTVKVDFVPRSGSAQSRIAALPKYPMLVYVLEVSNPKFRRILDLFSRNPVE; from the exons ATGTCAAC GTTTCGTCACCATCCAGGACCAAGTGCACACAGGGGCCAgtccgtcggcctcgtctacGACGACCCCGTGCCCGGTGGCCACCCCCGCTTAGACGGCGCCGAACTCATGTGGGCCGTCGCGCTGcccggccccgacggcgcCATAGAGCGGGGCCTACTGCCGTTCGG GCATCCCAGAGGCGCGCTGGATGTTGGCAACCTGGATGTCGACGTCAGCAGTGACCTTGGCGGTGGCGTAACCGTCAAGGTCGACTTTGTTCCGCGATCGGGATCTGCTCAGTCACGCATTGCTGCTCTACCAAAGTATCCCATGCTTGTGTACGTCTTGGAAGTTTCCAATCCCAAGTTTCGACGGATTTTGGATCTCTTTTCAAGAAACCCAGTTGAGTAA
- a CDS encoding 5-aminolevulinate synthase — protein sequence MSSRFLGKSCRSLGRSAKLQTNKSRLLASIASVEVPLGIPNAARFPYEDRYAEVIKTKKEDKSYRYFRNVNRLAHEFPLAHSTDEGRKINVWCTNDYLGMGGNPEVLKTMHDVLDRYGACSGGSRNISGHNRFAVSLEKTLARLHGKQSALYFSSGYVANDSALTVLGQQLPGCVFLSDASNHSSIIEGIRHSGADKLVWRHNDLADLERKLAAVPPGVPKVVCFESIYSMCGTVAPIRDICDLAERYGAITFLDEVHAVGLYGPHGAGVSEHLDFEAHSKGEHEGTVLSRVDIVTGALGKGFGTMGGYVAGSSDLVDMIRSLSRGFIFTTAAPPATMAGAEAAIRFQGANPRDRIQLQRNTRAVKRRLLGHGIPVLPNTSHIVPVMVGDAERCKVAADMLFDEYGIYVQPINSPSVPAGQERLRISPTAAHTPEHQDDLVNALVSIWERLGLRRLDEWARDESGAVAEGWETTGLEAPVWSNEQLGLPEDVPEQVTRSDVKSLPVYSDKRPALEDTRLT from the exons ATGTCGTCCAGATTTCTGGGCAAAAGCTGCCGCAGCCTTGGCCGCTCTGCCAAGCTCCAGACCAACAAGTCGAGACTTCTGG CCTCCATTGCCAGTGTAGAGGTCCCTCTCGGCATTCCCAACGCTGCCCGGTTCCCTTACGAGGACCGGTACGCGGAAGTCATCAAGACCAAGAAGGAAGACAAGTCGTACCGGTACTTCCGGAACGTGAACCGCCTCGCGCACGAGTTCCCCCTTGCCCACTCGACCGACGAGGGCAGGAAGATCAACGTCTGGTGCACGAACGACTAC CTGGGCATGGGCGGCAACCCCGAGGTCCTGAAGACGATgcacgacgtcctcgaccggTACGGGGCCTGCTCCGGCGGGTCGCGCAACATCTCGGGCCACAACCGCTTCGCGGTATCCCTGGAGAAGACGCTGGCCAGGCTCCACGGCAAGCAGTCGGCCCTCTACTTCAGCTCGGGCTACGTCGCCAACGACTCGGCGCTGACGGTTCTCGGACAGCAGCTCCCCGGCTGCGTCTTCCTCTCGGACGCGTCCAACCACTCGTCCATCATCGAGGGGATCCGGCACTCGGGggccgacaagctcgtcTGGAGGCACAACGACCTCGCGGACCTCGAGCGGAAGCTAGCCGCCGTCCCGCCGGGCGTGCCCAAGGTCGTCTGCTTCGAGTCCATCTACTCCATGTGCGGCACCGTCGCGCCGATCCGCGACATCtgcgacctcgccgagcgGTACGGCGCCATCAcgttcctcgacgaggtgcacgccgtcggcctctACGGGCcccacggcgccggcgtctcgGAGCACCTCGACTTCGAGGCCCACAGCAAGGGCGAGCACGAGGGCACGGTGCTCTCGCGCGTCGACATCGTGACGGGGGCCCTGGGCAAGGGCTTCGGCACCATGGGCGGGTACGTCGCCGGCTCGagcgacctcgtcgacatgATCCGCTCGCTCTCGCGGGGCTTCATCttcacgacggcggcgcccccgGCCACGATGgcgggcgccgaggcggccatcCGGTTCCAGGGCGCGAACCCGCGCGACAGGATCCAGCTGCAGCGCAACACGCGCGCCGTCAAGCGGCGGCTGCTCGGGCACGGGATCCCCGTGCTGCCCAACACGTCGCACATCGTGCCCGTGATGGTGGGCGACGCGGAGCGCTgcaaggtcgccgccgacatgcTCTTTGACGAGTACGGCATCTACGTCCAGCCCATCAACAGCCCCAGCGTGCCCGCGGGCCAGGAGCGCCTCCGCATCTCCCCGACGGCCGCGCACACGCCGGAGCACCaggacgacctcgtcaacgcGCTGGTCAGCATCTGGGAGAGGCTGGGGCTGAGGAGGTTGGACGAATGGGCGAGGGATGAGAGCGGCGCGGTTGCCGAGGGGTGGGAGACcaccggcctcgaggcgccTGTCTGGAGCAACGAGCAGCTGGGGCTTCCGGAAGACGTTCCGGAGCAGGTGACACGGTCTGATGTCAAGAGTCTTCCCGTTTACTCGGACAAGAGACCCGCGTTGGAGGACACGCGACTTACATAG
- a CDS encoding O-methylsterigmatocystin oxidoreductase: MKDSYLAIAFGTVLLITYIIDNLLQAKKKNAGLLPLPPGPKGLPFVGNLRDMPTPEVLAAHHWAKHRDLYGPISTVRVLGNTLIILNDAQVVFDLFEKQSLVFSSRPKQYFSFELVGWKHGTGGQQYNDTLRYHRRSFARIIGTHATASQYNKLQEAEVGHFLLHVLDDPEGFREYIQKSVKAFPSIRYTERLASTRLTISATRQAGSVILQIVYGYNTEQSKKDPLLAMMTKVMDDLTKSAAPGAFLVDIFPALRFVPSWFPATGWKKIAKRMAFDLREAVEKPYAFVENQRAEGNNRLSYLSKLIETSGDTPEEMHRNKWSAASLYGGGSDTTVASIAAFFLVMTVFPEVQQKAQAEIDRVVGAERLPTLDDRERLPYVDALAKEVLRWHPIVPMGVPHSNSEDATYRGYRIPKDAILLPNIWWLTHDPAVYQDPTDFRPERHLEGQDREPEFDPRRLVFGFGRRICPGKILAESSLFLNIAQSLAVFDIAKKVVDGKVVEPKVDFEDGLISHPMDFETSIKPRSPRHEELVRSIEQTFPWKESDAEVLERMKG, encoded by the exons ATGAAAGACTCGTacctcgccatcgccttcgGCACCGTCCTTCTCATCACCTATATCATTGACAACCTGCTCCAGGCGAAGAAAAAGAATGCCGGACTCCTTCCCCTTCCGCCTGGGCCCAAGGGCCTTCCCTTCGTGGGAAACCTGCGGGATATGCCTACACCGGAGGTTCTTGCCGCTCACCATTGGGCCAAACATAGGGATTTGTACG GCCCCATCAGCACCGTCAGAGTGCTAGGCAACACACTGATCATCCTCAACGACGCTCAAGTCGTTTTTGACCTCTTCGAGAAGCAGTCTCTCGTGTTCTCATCGCGGCCAAAGCAATACTTTTCCTTCGAGCT GGTCGGCTGGAAGCATGGAACGGGTGGTCAGCAGTACAACGACACGCTGCGCTACCACCGGAGAAGCTTTGCCCGCATCATCGGCACGCACGCGACGGCGAGTCAATACAACAAACTGCAAGAGGCTGAAGTGGGCCATTTCCTCTTACACGTCTTGGACGATCCTGAGGGCTTCAGAGAGTACATCCAGAAGTCAGTCAAGGCTTTCCCATCGATAAGATACACGGAGAGACTGGCGAGTACAAGACTGACAATCTCGGCGACTAGGCAAGCGGGTTCCGTCATTCTGCAGATTGTTTATGGCTATAACACCGAGCAATCTAAGAAGGATCCCCTTCTCGCCATGATGACCAAGGTGATGGACGACCTTACCAAGTCGGCTGCTCCTGGGGCCTTTCTGGTGGATATCTTTCCAGCCT TACGTTTTGTACCGAGTTGGTTCCCCGCAACGGGCTGGAAGAAAATCGCCAAGCGAATGGCCTTCGACTTGAGGGAGGCTGTCGAAAAGCCCTATGCCTTCGTCGAGAACCAAAGAGCTGAGGGCAACAACAGGCTGTCGTATCTTTCGAAGCTGATAGAAACGAGCGGAGATACACCAGAAGAGATGCATCGCAACAAATGGTCCGCGGCGTCCCTGTACGGCGGCGGGTCGGACACG ACTGTAGCGTCCATTGCAGCGTTCTTCCTCGTCATGACTGTGTTTCCCGAGGTACAGCAGAAGGCACAGGCTGAGATCGATCGCGTGGTGGGGGCTGAACGGCTGCCGACGCTCGACGACCGTGAGCGTCTGCCGTACGTAGATGCACTTGCGAAAGAGGTTCTCCGATGGCACCCCATCGTGCCGATGGGAGTCCCTCACTCGAACTCAGAAGACGCCACCTACCGAGGTTATCGCATCCCCAAAGATGCGATCTTGCTCCCAAACATCTG GTGGCTCACGCACGACCCGGCCGTGTATCAAGATCCCACGGATTTCCGGCCCGAGCGGCATCTGGAAGGTCAAGACAGGGAACCAGAGTTTGATCCTCGTAGGCTCGTGTTCGGCTTCGGCCGCCGGATTTGTCCCGGTAAAATCCTCGCCGAAAGCTCGCTGTTTCTCAACATCGCGCAGTCGCTGGCGGTGTTCGACATTGCCAAGAAGGTCGTAGATGGCAAGGTTGTCGAGCCAAAGGTGGATTTCGAGGATGGTTTGATCAGTCATCCAATGGATTTCGAGACATCAATCAAGCCCAGGTCACCCCGGCACGAGGAGTTGGTTCGGTCGATTGAGCAGACGTTCCCGTGGAAAGAATCAGATGCGGAAGTCCTAGAGAGAATGAAGGGCTAG
- a CDS encoding C6 zinc finger protein: MAFTAQWAQGSRRSRARYRPANNPGEDLTTDGFSEEFDATLRASFWNQARRCLDDCAGIDSFKVAMAELLFGLTQKYNDELDWEDAEFGDLSFGPSGETGTKGFCTAERVQRVLDEEGYSMYVERGARRLHVLKRRSEVFDRGRKSRGNETHSEEKNTMKLVFWLAVMFDTLSAAITERPLTVSDEDSQEDGQRQGSTDRNEEGPTSPAPNKRWNDEHIMRKQQKLAPLRLPSPEDAVARELIDAAPVKVLLFRKITRIQSLSSRGAGRAAIEDAIQDGLAVYRHWNMTYGPLFQDCVQCHGALPPRIRSWYVCLLGHWLLAVMIMADCVEVMDAQGFSESSGRRERAEVGLVGHLRRMGARAVSDLARASTPRDDDAGKLMDFHPAINEGALLTEPWTMVLIRSFATAGTLLLGEAAESETSGLYAGDSRLEFLDRCEDCVKALWYLGRKSSLSRQVAGILGGGLAAERSRTLRLDDGLATYDPSALVNVIESY; encoded by the coding sequence ATGGCCTTCACGGCACAATGGGCACAGGGTAGCAGGAGAAGCCGAGCGCGATACCGGCCGGCCAACAACCCAGGCGAAGACCTAACGACCGACGGCTTCAGCGAAGAGTTCGACGCAACGCTCCGGGCATCGTTTTGGAACCAGGCCAGGAGGTGCCTGGACGATTGTGCCGGAATCGACTCCTTCAAAGTGGCCATGGCGGAGCTGCTCTTTGGTCTCACGCAAAAGTACAACGACGAACTCGACTGGGAAGACGCGGAGTTTGGTGACCTCAGCTTTGGACCGTCAGGGGAAACAGGTACCAAGGGATTTTGTACCGCAGAAAGGGTCCAAAGGGTCTTGGACGAAGAAGGGTACTCGATGTACGTGGAGCGTGGTGCTCGGCGGCTTCACGTTCTCAAGCGTCGCTCGGAAGTTTTCGACAGAGGGAGGAAGAGCCGCGGTAATGAAACACACTCGGAGGAGAAGAATACCATGAAGCTGGTTTTCTGGCTGGCCGTCATGTTTGACACGCTCTCGGCTGCAATCACCGAGAGGCCGCTCACCGTATCGGACGAAGACAGCCAGGAAGATGGACAGCGGCAAGGCTCGACGGATCGGAATGAAGAAGGCCCGACATCTCCAGCACCAAACAAGCGGTGGAACGACGAGCACATCATGAGAAAACAACAGAAGCTGGCCCCCCTACGACTGCCCAGTCCCGAGGATGCCGTCGCGAGAGAGCTCATCGACGCGGCGCCCGTCAAGGTCCTCTTGTTCCGGAAGATCACGCGGATCCAGAGCCTCTCATCACGGGGCGCAGGCCGGGCGGCCatcgaggacgccatccaGGACGGGCTGGCAGTCTACCGCCACTGGAACATGACGTACGGCCCCCTGTTCCAAGACTGCGTGCAGTGCCACGgcgcgctgccgccccgGATCCGGAGCTGGTACGTGTGCCTCCTCGGGCACTGGCTACTGGCCGTGATGATCATGGCGGACTGCGTCGAGGTCATGGACGCGCAGGGCTTCAGCGAGTCTTCGGGGCGCAGGGAGCGCGCCGAAGTTGGTCTCGTCGGCCATCTTCGACGGATGGGCGCGCGGGCCGTGTCTGACCTCGCGAGAGCTTCGACGCCGCGAGACGATGATGCGGGGAAGTTGATGGACTTCCATCCGGCCATCAACGAGGGCGCGCTTCTGACCGAGCCCTGGACCATGGTCTTGATTCGGTCGTTCGCTACGGCGGGCACATTGCTCCTCGGTGAAGCCGCGGAGTCGGAGACCTCGGGGCTTTACGCAGGCGACTCCCGATTGGAATTCCTAGACAGATGCGAGGACTGCGTAAAGGCCCTTTGGTATCTGGGTCGCAAGTCGAGCTTGTCTCGCCAGGTTGCCGGTATTCTAGGGGGCGGCTTGGCTGCCGAGCGGTCCAGGACGCTGCGTCTGGATGATGGCCTCGCAACGTACGATCCATCGGCACTGGTCAACGTTATTGAAAGTTACTGA